A genomic stretch from Gopherus flavomarginatus isolate rGopFla2 chromosome 3, rGopFla2.mat.asm, whole genome shotgun sequence includes:
- the CCL28 gene encoding C-C motif chemokine 28 isoform X2: MNQGCEEELQQLEGMDLKLVNLFAAFAFVVVQTSEATLFLVSFNCCTEVSHHVSRRLLRKVLKFEIQKDDGVCNIPAVILHVKHKKLCVSSHNKTVKKWMKRNRIKDHRRNGNLHSGKKRNTKRKNQIVVKQ, from the exons GAAGAGCTGCAGCAGTTGGAAGGAATGGATTTGAAGTTAGTCaatctctttgctgcttttgcatttGTGGTTGTCCAAACATCTGAGG CTACTCTATTTCTGGTATCCTTTAACTGTTGCACGGAAGTATCGCACCATGTATCCAGAAGACTTCTAAGAAAAGTTCTAAAATTTGAAATCCAGAAAGATGATGGAGTGTGCAACATACCAGCTGTGAT CCTTCATGTAAAGCACAAGAAGTTATGTGTAAGCTCCCATAATAAAACCGTTAAGAAATGGATGAAAAGGAACAGAATCAAAGATCATAGAAGAAATGGAAATCTTCATTCTGGGAAGAAAAGGAACaccaaaaggaaaaatcaaattgtGGTGAAGCAGTAG